A single genomic interval of Mesoplodon densirostris isolate mMesDen1 chromosome 20, mMesDen1 primary haplotype, whole genome shotgun sequence harbors:
- the ZFP42 gene encoding zinc finger protein 42 homolog has translation MDQKLKKRQKTLGQKGLGRRAVSGDKSQPAPQEPPDTTCTLCDEEVCYETSFRVVEEDSFSDCYIECIIRGEFSEPITEEDSLLKSFDYLKEGSEQELSQQVLTASSLLECSLEYMKKGAKQELPQQFGGDNSLLESSEYMTGKKLPPGEIPSIDFSDPKQLTECTKMKPSTNKEYDAPEKIVCPQSGCIREFKNRASMRKHLRVHSPRDHVCAECGKAFKESAKLKRHFLVHTGERPFPCTFEGCGKRFSLSFNLRTHVRIHTGEKPFVCPFEGCLKKFIQSNNMKAHLLTHAKAEMSQ, from the coding sequence ATGGACCAGAAACTGAAGAAAAGGCAAAAGACACTTGGCCAGAAAGGCCTCGGTAGAAGAGCTGTCAGTGGGGACAAGTCACAGCCAGCCCCGCAGGAACCTCCTGACACGACGTGCACCTTATGTGATGAGGAAGTGTGCTATGAGACTAGCTTTCGGGTTGTTGAAGAGGATTCCTTCTCTGACTGTTACATAGAATGCATAATAAGAGGTGAGTTTTCTGAACCTATCACGGAAGAGGACTCACTTCTTAAGTCCTTTGACTATCTGAAAGAAGGATCAGAACAAGAGCTTTCTCAACAGGTTCTTACGGCAAGCTCACTTCTTGAATGTTCCTTGGAATACATGAAAAAGGGGGCAAAACAAGAACTTCCGCAACAGTTTGGTGGAGATAATTCACTTCTTGAGTCTTCTGAGTACATGACAGGCAAGAAGCTTCCTCCTGGAGAAATACCCAGCATTGACTTTTCAGATCCTAAACAGCTCACAGAATGTACTAAAATGAAGCCAAGTACAAATAAAGAATATGATGCTCCCGAAAAAATTGTTTGTCCTCAGAGCGGATGCATAAGAGAGTTCAAGAATAGAGCATCCATGAGAAAGCATCTCCGAGTTCATAGTCCCCGAGATCACGTATGTgcagaatgtgggaaagccttcaagGAGAGCGCAAAACTAAAAAGACATTTTCTGGTTCATACTGGAGAGAGGCCATTTCCGTGTACTTTTGAAGGGTGCGGAAAACGTTTTTCCCTGTCCTTCAATTTGCGTACACATGTGCGCatccacactggggagaaacctTTTGTATGTCCCTTTGAAGGCTGTCTCAAGAAGTTTATTCAGTCAAATAACATGAAAGCGCACCTCTTAACTCATGCAAAGGCCGAAATGAGTCAAtga